GGAGCATGAGATTTAGAAGAGAAACTTACCCTAGGTATATGGAACAATTACAAAGATGGGTGGGAAGTGCGGCAGAGGGCAGTGTCAGTGGACAAAGAACGCTTTGAGCAAGTGGAAATTCAAGAGAGATTACAACCTGTCTTAACTCCTAGACCGTGCCTAAGTGTGTTCCACCCCCACACTTTCAGAAAGCTCATGCTTTCCATATTTCAGGGACAAGAAGAATCTCCACATTGTGGAAGCCTGCCTGCAGGCGATAAAGTAGGCAGCAGCTCTATAGTAAAGAAGAGAGTGGAGAGGGACCTTGGGTACACTGGCAAGAAGTCCCTAGCCATCCAAATCTCCCTAGATTCTACCATCACAGAAGAAGTTGCCAGTGCAAAACACATTTATCTGGACTCACTAATTGCGAGGGAATTTCCAGTTTGCTTTATCAAGCCCCAATTCACCTGTTGATTGGATTCTTAATGCAAAATCTATGTTGAGCTCTTGTAGCATATAAACATTTCTCAGTATATCAATTCAGACTGCAGCCAGGTAGACAGACCTATTTATCTCTGTTGTGTTTACACAAGTCATCCTTTATAACTCTAATTAGAAAAGCTGCAGCAAAGAaccatggggcgggggggggggggtataaGAAAACGCAGGAAGAGTCCCTCTACGCTGGTTTCTGGCCCTTTGCAAACACAGGGTCCTTGGAGGTTAAGTGCTGGTTCTACCCATGACAGTTTGAGCCATAAGCCAAAAGCTAGTAATTTCAGACTTTCAAAGAATCTGCTCATTACTGATCGCCCTGGTTTTTGAGTTGACACATTTACTAAGATTTGCATGGGTGGTATGAGAAGTCGAGGATTTTTAATGTAatgattttatgattatttttgccatttgttCATTTGCCATATTCATTTGTCATTCTCTGTTCTAACCACTGTACATGTATTAACACATTTCATACAACCACACCACACGAGTCAATACTACAGGTATTATGTTCATCCAGATGAGAAGCtgacacagagaggttaggtaacttaaccgaagtcacacagctagtagatgAAAGCACTAGGACCTGACTACAGTTGACATCACTTAGGTAAAtcccaatatttaaaaaagactGTTCAGCCAAACAGCTGACATTTCATATGACATTGTTCTAGGTGCTGTGCAGAATATACAAAGAGTAGGCAGTTCCTACAAAGAGCTCATGGTGTACTTGCAGACATTGGTAGTCCTAAGGAGTGAAAATCTTGGTCATTTTATTCATCTACATAGTAGGATTTTTTGGCTAGAAAAGACCTTACATCACTAATGCTAGTATCCTTTCTCTTTAAACAGGAATGGCAACTTTGGGCCAAAAATATTAGTTAATTTATCACCAGCTAGGGAATGGCtaggaacaaatgaaaaactgaaagttttCTAATACTTATGGTGATGTTTCCATGTTCCTGGTGGCATTCAGGATGTAAAAGTGTTATTAGAACAATGGTACAGGACAAAGTCTATTGCTTTATTCAAAATTGTTCAATTTTCCTCCAAGTTCATCTCTCTTCTTCAATTCCACCACACTTTCATTctttattctaatttatttaatctttactaaTCCTCACTTCTCCCTTTTTCCTGCCTCTGGAGTGAAACCAGGCCTGGATACCATTCAGCCACAGGAAGTAGGGATGGAGATAAAGCTGAATGGAGATAAAGCTGAACTGCGCGGGGGCCTTTACCATTGAGCTCTACAGGAAGAACTAAAATGCTTTGGACAAATCCCTTGTAATTGCTTGAGCAGGAACAAAAGGTAGCGGGAAAAGAAATGGGAGATGTAGTTGAATGACTGATAAAAGATTCGCAAGTTGCTTGGATGTGGACACGCAGAGGGATGGGGATAAGCGGGGAACCAGTCACGCTTCTATACAGGGGCAAATGCCTAAGCAAGGCACTCCAAAGAAGTTTTCTCATTATATGAAAGGGCCCTTTCTCGGGGGTAGAGAACGCCCTCTGAAGTCTGGGGTCCTTTGCCTATTGTGCAGACTCTCCTCTCTGTGAGGTGGCAGCGGTCTGGAGCAAGTTTTATCCCGGCTCGTCGGACCTTGCAAGGGCCTCTGCGACAAACCCTACCGCAACCAGCGGGGCTCCGGCGGCCGCGCCTCTACTGCGTGGGCTGGAAAGAACGTGCACAGCGACCCAACACCCTGACCGCCGCCTCGCATGGAGGCCTCCGACCAAGTGGGGCTGCTACCGAGTAGGGTCGCCCGCCGCGAGCGAGCGTAACGTGCCCCCGCAGCGTGACGCACGCGCCGCTCCAGGGCGGCTGCGCGGGCTGCGCGGCTGGAGGAGCATCGGGGCTGTGCGGGGCGGAGTGCGGACGGAAATCGGCGTCGGCGGGCAGCTAGAGAGAAGGGATACGCAGTTGGGAGACCCACGGGAAGGCGTCACCTCCTCCCCGCCCTTTCGGCTGAGGATGGAAGTGACGACAGAAGCCGAGGAGGTCACTTCCTGCCGGGGTGGATGAGGAGGAGCCGGAGACGCAGCGGAGGAGACCGGACCGAAGACGGACCGTGCCGGGGAGAGGTGAGTCTGGCCTCGCTGTCCGGCCCCTCCGGACGGACCTCCTGAATCTCGGCGGGGACGGCGTCTCTGGGGTCGGGGACGCTCATTGGGCCACCTCCCAACCTAGCTGCCCTCACCCAGcgccgggggagggagggggccctGGTGTCTGAGGGGAGACGGGAACCCGAGGCAGCAGTCGTGCCGCGGGGCGAGGGAAACCCGGCCTGAAAGCGAGCGGAAAGGAGTCTCTGGGGGCCTTGAGCCGAGCCCGGGAGCCGCAGCGAAGGAACCGCGGCGCCAGGCTCTGCGTGCTTCACTCCTCGGGGGATGGTCGGGATCTGAGGAAGGGCGAGGGGCCTTCGTGGGGATTGCAGAGTTGGAATGAGTGGCCCTACTTGGACAATGCCCTCGGAGTGAATTTGTGAAATGCTTGCGGAGGCGCCTCTGGGCTCCTGGGAGGTGGACCTTCATGAGGGTTAATTGGGAGCTGGGATGTCAGGAGAGAGCTTCCTGGTCAAGTTATTGTTGCAGCGGGATTTGGACTCAACTCTTAGTGACTGAAGGCCATTCCCGTGGCAGGATAAAGGCCCTGCGATCCGACAGAGCCATCCAGGAGTCCGGGGCAGCTTCCTGGAGCTGTGGGGTGATTAGTGTTTTCCCTCCTTCATTGTCGCAGAGATGGGAGCAACTGGAGAGGAAGCTTCTGTCTCGACTGCGGGCCTCGTTATTGTGTATcttgtgtttgtgtctgtgtacatgtttgttttcttcttcctttggagTATTTATCTCATCCTCATTCTCTTGTAGTCTTACAGACTAAAACTCGCTGGCTTTCTTAATGTggctgatgagaaaaaaaattcaaaggatctgGAGGAATCCTAAGTTAGGTGAAATTTCCAAGATTAGGAATTTGTCCCCACTCCACCCTACTGAGGCCACTGAGGCATCTACATTCTCCCACTAATGTGGTGCTGAGAGCCTATCATCCGACCTGAGGAAGAGTGAGGGTAGATCTGCCCTCTCCTGGCCGCCTGTCTGGCAGTttcacccttcccttctttttgctAAAGGATTGACTGATACAGAGCTGCTTGCTGCTAGGAACAGGGAATATATGGAGGAACTATAAATCTAGATGGAGTGAATTCAGATCACACCAAGACTCCCTCCACTTACTGGGCAAAAGTTCTCAGaaatgcttgcttttttttttttcaattctattaaaaggagaaaatataaattttttctcaaaaagattttagtaatgtgtgtgtgtttcatgtaGAGTAACTGTATATGTGGTGTGTTTACTCCCTCTATCCCAGGGTATTTCTCAAAGAGGAGGGGCATTTTCTGACTGGAAGTTCTCCTTCTCCCATTTCACATAATTCAGTAAAGTAAATGAAAATCAGATGTTGTTTCTTGAGTGGCAGTCAGAtggatttagattttttttcacccTTTTTTAAACTGGTACATCTGGGTGAACTTGAGCGTGTATGTCTTGGCATCTGGGTCCGCTAGTCATAGAAGACAAACTGACTcgttttggctgcctctttggaCCCATTTAATAGTACCCGTACTTTCCAAAGGGCTGAtcaggaggaagaaagcaaatattaaagACAGTGTTTACCTTTTGTGGTTGAAAGTCAGGTGAGAGATAATTACGGCCTTTGAAGCTGATGACCTGAGGACCATCATTTGTTGACTTGAGGATTAGCAGTTTGGAGGTGACATGTTTGAAAGAAAGAGGGTTACATAAGGAGGAAAAGATAAGGAAAAGGAAGTTTGGGGAAAGGCTATGTCAGAAAACTTTGGAAAGATAATAAATAATGACACCTTAAAGTAATTGATGTGGCTTATATCTCTCAGCAGGAGGGTGAAAATGAAAGCAGGCTGTAGCATCGTGGAAAAGCCAGAAGGAGGTGGAGGTGAGCAGAAGTGAATCATCTGTGGTATACTTGGAATGTCCCTCCATGgttcttttttccctccacttGGGCTCTGTTCACAAATGCCAGACCATGACTGATAGCCTCTTGATTGGGTGGATTCTGCTAGGACAACTGTTGACTTGTTCCTTTGTACGCATATCTAACATGTCTGGTCACCACACTTTTATCCCAAGCTTTAGAATCTTTTTCCTGTTAGAAACACAGTTCTAACCTTAGAAGGAAAGGGATTTCAACTTTTATGCCCTCATAGAAAGTAGGTGTGAGATTTAGTAATATATAAAGGGGTAAGAGATTAGGACCTGGGAGCTTGCTATCCAACTCTAATCAGATTTGATAATTGCCATAAAGGAAGGTAACaactctgtgcttttctcttccttgttgTGGTTAGCCCCAGCTGACCAAAAGTGTGTTTATGGCATGTTTGCACAGCACTCTAGAGATTCTAAGCTTTGGAATGTGTAGTCAGGGATACTGGAATGTATGTACCTAACTCCTGACAACTTTGATCTTGCCCTTTTCACATTAAAGGGTATCAATTTCCTGAATGGGCCTATAAAACAGAATCATCCCCGGGCTCCCGGCAGATCCAGCTGTGGCACTTCATCCTGGAGCTGCTGCAGAAGGAAGAGTTCCGCCATGTCATTGCCTGGCAGCAGGGAGAGTACGGGGAGTTTGTCATCAAAGATCCAGATGAGGTGGCTCGCCTCTGGGGCCGCAGGAAGTGCAAACCACAGATGAATTATGACAAGCTGAGCCGGGCCCTTAGGTAACAGAAAGGATCCCCAAATCCACAATGTCAACAGATTGAAAGGAGACTAAGCAGTTTGATACAAGAGACTGTACTAACTGAATAATGTGTAGTTTCCAAGTGGGAGTAGAAGAGCTGTTGAATCTGAGTAGCAGAGACACAGGAGGAGAAATGGCATATCTTTGGTTATATGTAGGAGGGAATTCCAACATGGTTGATACTGGCTCTGACAGCACCAGTTATGCTCTGTTGTGATAAGAGTGTGTAAAAAACATGGATCATAGCTCATTTATAATCCAAAACAGGAACTTAAATTTCCTTCTTAGAACTCTGTTAGAATTTCTCTTCTTTAGGTTCTTTttgaagaaactagaaaaagagtgCAGCAGACACATAGGAGGAGGACTCACTGAATGGTTCTGACCTAGCTATTTAGGGACCATATCTGTGAGCTCAGTTGTCAGTCCACAGGTTGCTCCAACATATCCAATATTGATACATTGATTTGTAAGTTTTTCTTaggttcttttttccccttgtcaGTCTTTATATTTCCTAACCCTTAGCCTTCAAGGAACCAGAAGGCAGTTTATAACCTTTGCTAATGAATAGATGTGAGGCTAAAGGTTCTGGGTACATTGAAACTCCCTGAATGAAGTTTTTTCATTATTGGTGACTCTGAGTGTAAAATCTGTGTGGCAACTTTCTGGATTCTCTCACATCCCCTTGAAAAATGATACAGGCCAAGCTGAGCGCAGTTTTCCAGATCAGAGTACACCATTGTTTGACCTGCCACCATAAAACAGTTCCACATTCCTTCTTCTATGGCCTCCAGACTAACCACATCAGGTGTCCCAAGAGACTTGTCTTCTCCCACCTGGATAAGGCagaaaagagaaactaggaaGTGGCATATactggaaaaggaaggaaatgtacCATAGGATTGAAACTATAGAGGGTTGGAAAAGAGATGGTTGGGACCAGGATGGGTGTTTAGGATCAGAATTTAGTTGAATTGAAAATTGAATGAGAAAAGTAAGCTTCTAGGTCTCCCAGCCCTAATCTGAGGGCAGATCTGCAAAAGAATGATAGTGATGTTTGCAAAGAATACTTAAAGCAAGAATTGTTACTATTAGTGATTACCTAAGTGTATCACTGCTAGGAGGTAGAAGATAAATTGACATGCATTCCTGTTTCTACAGATACTATTACAACAAGAGGATCCTtcataaaacaaaaggaaaaaggtttACTTATAAATTTAACTTCAACAAGTTGGTGACGCCCAACTACCCATTCATCAACATTCGGTCAAGTGGTAAGATGCAAAGTCTCTTGGTGGGGAATGAATTTTGAGTTGAAAAAGAATCCTGAAAACGCAAGCCCAAGACTGGCATGTTTAAGAGGTTTTTAGAAACACTAAAATGATATGACCTCTTGGATTGCCTCTGTTCTTGCTCAGGTGTTTCCATTCATCTCATACCAAAAATGATAGGCTCTGCAGCACCAAGATAAATGTGTttggtttgttgttttggtttccttttctgcataTTATTTGTAATCTCCTAGATAGTATTACACTGTCCTCTTTAGGAATGATGTTCTGTAAGTTTGTGTTGATCTTTAAGTTCAGGACTCAGAGTTTTAACACCCTACCCAGTGGCTCTTTGATAGACAAGAACCTGTTTCTACAAACACTTCCGATTTTCTATGAAACTACCAAACTCTTCCTTATCAAGTGAATATCATCAAAACCACAGCATCCTTGATCACAGAAGAGGAGGTCCGTATGTTTGCAGTGAAAAGCAGTGTCTTTGATCTGTACCAACAGCTCCTCAGAACAAGACTGTGGGGTTACTTGACCTTCTCTTAAGTGCAGCAAGGTTTCCCCTCTAGGATCTCTGGAGATAGCCCTTCGTCACAGCTCTTCATGGAGGTTTCAGGTCTGCCTCTCTCGAAACAGAAGGCAGTCTCTTACATTTGTGGATGCAAATCATACCCCTGCCCAAGAAAACAGATTGTATTAACCAGTTTCTGACCAACCATCAGTACGGTCTTTGTGACATTATATATGAAGGTAAAGAAATCTAATTGTGATTTTGCAGTATTGCAATCTGTCATAGAAAAGTTGGAAACAACCTGAAATTTAGAATGGGGGTGTGGCTGAGAGAATATAATGCTGAGATCCACTGCAGATACCTAATTGCTACACACAACAAGTTAGGGCAGTTTTAGCTTGATGCTGCTATCATTACATTTCCATCTCTCATTCTGTAGCCactccctcctgtccctggggcatacatttaaaaaaaaaaaaaaaaagtggtattgGAATGCATCTCTCTAATTACaacctgttttctttccttgtgccTGAGGGAGAGGCATTAGGAAATCAAACCTGTTCTAGCCACTGGAGTcctatttcctctatttttcactCTTGCTCCTTCCTTGTACACCTAGAGGAAATGGGACTCTAGCTAGGCAAACCACCAATTTTGAAGAATGTGTTGGTGTTCATACCCTTTCATACCACTCCCCCCAAAAAGGCTTCAGTGGTCCTGTTCTTCTGTCTTTCACCCATTCTTGTATGTTGAAAAACCTAGAATTCCAGCCATTAGGCAGCCTGGAATGGGGCATCCATCAGCCCCAGGGAGTAGTACACTTTTCCAAGACAAGGAAATCTGGACTCTCGTGGTCAAGATTCTGGTTTAGAGGCCTAACAGTAGTGGCCTAGCACAACCCATTCTGCTTGAAAGCAACAGAACCAACATTGATCTTCAACTGAACTCAAGATCCTAATCAGAAAAGTCACAGGGAAAGCAAAGCAGTGTGTATTTCCTTTAGGCACACCGCTTGGTGTACTCCTGGATACAGATAACTTCAAAGTTATTTCTTTGGAAGGAGTCATTTCTTCATAGAGAACTTTTACCCAGGTAGACCAAATGTGGTTTCAAGTTAACTTTTTATGACAAAGGAAATATAACAGTTATTGAACTTAACAAATGTACTTTAGTTTAGTGTTTTGTGAATTATTTCATTCAACTCTGCTAGCCATGTAAAGTATATGTCTcaatctcattttacaaatgataaaattaagGATGATAGCAAACTCAAAGATTGATCAGAGTGGGATGAAACAATTCCTGAGAGATTGAGCTACTGAAATCTAGCTCTCATTTAGTAGATCAACTGTTCTTCTTCCAAATTGGTATTCATTCATTCGGTCAACAGATAATGTGTTAAgccctaaaggaaaaaaaaaaaaagatggggggGGGCACTCTTTCCCTCAAGGAACTTACAGTTTATCAGAAGAGATAAGATATGTGAGGTTTCAAACAACTTGGAGTGTGGAATGTGATAAGCGCTCTAAGAAGTAGGGCTGTATGTCTTTAGATCTCGGAGGCCAGAGAGATCATGTCTAGGTGGTAGGTTGATGCACTTGGGCTGTtttgatctttgtttttaaaaatgaggcaaTACATACTGGTTGTAACATACaataatacaaaagatcataGAGTAAAAGTAAAGTTATATTCTCCCTTTCCCACAATCCTACTCAACAACAGTTTAGGGTAGAGTACTTAATATTTGGATAGTGTTGAAAATATATCTACGTGCAGTATCTCATTGTTATTATCTCATTCTTATTATTAAAAGTGTCCTGtaaaatactatgttaaatatatttttaaatatttaagtcttttgaaATTAAGTTGCAGACGCTTCACCCTTTGTACTTCAGCATGTATCTCCCAGGTACAAGGACCTAGACCTCCAAAACCACAGTAACATTACAACACCCAGGAATTTGTTAACATTGCTCTGATATTGTTATCTGATAACATGATCCATATTCAAATGGcatatgctttttaaagtttttatttttgaacagcGATTACTATCTAATAATAAATTACTTATTTTGACATATACATGCATTTTGCTATGGACTGATACCATTCTGAGATCTTTATAAATATTCACtcttttagttttcaaaaacatGAGATTAGTCCTGTTattgcccattttacaggtaaggaaactgaggcacggaaaGGTAAGTTATCCagagtcacacaactagtaagtggcaggcCCAGGGTTTGAACCTAGGTAAAGgccttactatttttattttgccagAGGGGGCTTAAAGACTAGTTGGTTACTTGCACTAGGCTACAAGGTAGAATTCACACCCAAAGTTTCCAACCTTTACTACTTAGATTTCATGTTGATTCCATGAACGTGATATTCTTCCAAAGCACTGTTactcaaacattttttaagtagcaaacttatttttttcaaataaaggatACAGAGCAAGGAAGGCTGCTGCAGTGAGAGGTGAGGGGTCCAGAATGCTACCTTCAGCATTGCTCCTAGGTTTCACCTGTCTTCACTCCTTCTAAACACATTTGGAAAATGCTGTGTATTCTGTTTCCTTCTTGCAGTGTATCTTAGCCTGTGTAAAGACTTGAGATAt
The sequence above is drawn from the Desmodus rotundus isolate HL8 chromosome 12, HLdesRot8A.1, whole genome shotgun sequence genome and encodes:
- the ETV3 gene encoding ETS translocation variant 3 isoform X2; this translates as MKAGCSIVEKPEGGGGYQFPEWAYKTESSPGSRQIQLWHFILELLQKEEFRHVIAWQQGEYGEFVIKDPDEVARLWGRRKCKPQMNYDKLSRALRYYYNKRILHKTKGKRFTYKFNFNKLVTPNYPFINIRSSAHHQA